One genomic segment of Choristoneura fumiferana chromosome Z, NRCan_CFum_1, whole genome shotgun sequence includes these proteins:
- the LOC141434948 gene encoding uncharacterized protein has protein sequence MICSQCQQILRITDGLKCSKCETRYHIKCADEATKECRDGGDRGYQWKCAVCQHSPGHSGPGKKSSGKETSMLNAINMITDKFEVVNKIQLPKLNNDLIEIKTAAERLVKQNEEILKQIAEINNRTLENEKKRVHTFRKRHLKLKSVNKKKELAAGSPTPTLPVNPVTDKITSYRPRRRSDMLHKMLIILNKKVSRSKQGGIISQRCDPVPVPVSNKPSK, from the coding sequence atgATATGCAGTCAGTGTCAACAAATTCTTCGTATCACAGACGGCTTGAAATGCAGTAAATGCGAAACCAGGTATCACATCAAATGTGCCGATGAAGCCACGAAAGAGTGTCGCGATGGTGGAGACAGAGGCTATCAATGGAAATGTGCTGTTTGCCAACACAGCCCCGGCCATTCTGGTCCCGGGAAGAAAAGTAGCGGCAAAGAAACTTCCATGCTGAACGCCATAAACATGATCACCGACAAATTCGAAGTTGTGAATAAAATACAGTTGCCAAAACTTAATAACGATTTAATCGAAATCAAAACCGCAGCGGAGCGACTAGTTAAACAAAATGAAGAAATACTCAAACAAAttgctgaaattaataataggACATtagaaaacgaaaaaaaacgaGTCCATACTTTTAGGAAGAGGCACTTGAAACTTAAgtctgttaataaaaaaaaagaattggcTGCTGGGAGTCCCACACCGACTTTGCCTGTAAATCCCGTCACGGATAAAATAACCTCTTACAGACCCAGGCGAAGATCGGACATGTTACACAAAATGTTAATTATTCTCAATAAAAAAGTTAGCAGATCTAAACAAGGAGGTATAATCAGTCAACGCTGTGATCCAGTTCCGGTACCGGTATCCAATAAACCAAGTAAATAA
- the Cat gene encoding catalase has translation MASRDPSADQLVNYKKTLKDSPGFITTKTGAPVGVKTAIQTIGKNGPALLQDVNFLDEMSAFDRERIPERVVHAKGAGAFGYFEVTHDITKYSAAKVFETIGKRTPIAVRFSTVGGESGSADTVRDPRGFAVKFYTDDGNWDLVGNNTPVFFIRDPTLFPSFIHTQKRNPATHLKDADMFWDFITLRPETMHQVLYLFGDRGIPDGYRHMNGYGSHTFKLVNAQGVAHWVKFHYKTNQGIKNLPVDKAGELASSDPDYSIRDLYNSIAKGDFPSWTFSIQVMTMAQAETVKFNPFDLTKVWPHSEFPLIPVGKLVLDRNPKNYFAEVEQIAFSPANLVPGIEPSPDKMLQGRLFSYSDTHRHRLGANFLQIPVNCPYRVTVSNYQRDGPQNLSNQEGCPNYFPNSFSGPQECPRAQRMQPRYNVSGDIDRYDSGQTEDNFSQATLLYKQVFDDAEKQRVINNIVGNIKDAAAFIQERAIKIFTQIHPDLGSKVEAGLAPHKKYHANL, from the exons ATGGCATCAAGGGACCCGTCTGCTGACCAACTGGTCAACTACAAGAAGACTCTGAAG GACTCTCCTGGTTTCATTACCACAAAGACTGGAGCGCCGGTTGGAGTAAAGACTGCCATCCAAACCATTGGAAAGAATGGTCCTGCCTTACTCCAGGATGTCAACTTCTTGGACGAGATGTCTGCCTTCGATAGGGAGCGCATTCCCGAGCGTGTAGTACACGCTAAGGGTGCTGGCGCTTTCGGTTATTTCGAAGTGACCCATGATATCACCAAATATTCTGCTGCCAAAGTTTTCGAAACTATTGGCAAGAGGACCCCGATCGCCGTTAGGTTCTCCACCGTGGGTGGTGAAAGTGGCTCTGCTGACACTGTCCGTGACCCCAGAGGATTTGCCGTCAAGTTTTACACCGATGATGGTAACTGGGATCTGGTCGGAAACAACACCCCTGTCTTTTTTATCAGAGATCCCACTCTGTTCCCAAGCTTCATTCATACCCAGAAGAGAAATCCTGCCACACATTTGAAAGATGCTGATATGTTTTGGGATTTCATAACCCTGAGACCTGAAACAATGCACCAAGTTTTATACTTATTTGGTGATCGTGGAATTCCTGACGGTTACAGACATATGAATGGCTATGGGTCACACACGTTCAAACTTGTGAATGCTCAGGGAGTAGCTCACTGGGTCAAATTCCACTACAAAACCAACCAAGGGATCAAGAACCTGCCAGTTGACAAAGCTGGCGAACTGGCATCGTCGGACCCTGACTATTCTATTAGAGATCTATACAACTCGATCGCTAAAGGCGATTTCCCATCTTGGACTTTCTCTATCCAAGTTATGACCATGGCACAGGCAGAGACCGTCAAATTCAATCCGTTTGATTTGACCAAAGTTTGGCCACATTCCGAATTCCCATTGATCCCAGTGGGTAAACTAGTCCTAGATAGAAACCCGAAGAACTACTTTGCTGAGGTTGAGCAGATTGCCTTCAGCCCCGCTAATCTGGTTCCTGGAATTGAGCCATCCCCCGACAAGATGTTGCAAGGTCGTCTGTTCTCATACAGCGACACCCACCGTCACCGTCTCGGCGCGAACTTCTTGCAAATTCCAGTCAATTGCCCCTACCGCGTGACTGTCTCAAACTATCAACGCGATGGACCTCAAAACTTGTCCAACCAAGAGGGCTGCCCGAACTACTTCCCTAATTCGTTCTCCGGTCCGCAAGAATGCCCTCGCGCACAGCGCATGCAACCGAGATACAACGTCAGCGGCGACATTGACAGGTACGACAGCGGCCAGACCGAAGACAACTTCTCGCAGGCCACCTTGCTCTACAAACAAGTGTTTGACGATGCGGAGAAGCAGCGTGTCATCAACAACATTGTTGGCAACATCAAGGACGCCGCGGCTTTCATTCAGGAGAGGGCTATCAAGATCTTCACTCAAATTCATCCAGACTTAGGCAGCAAGGTTGAAGCTGGTTTAGCCCCTCACAAGAAATATCACGCCAATTTGTAA